Proteins found in one Brachyspira murdochii DSM 12563 genomic segment:
- a CDS encoding iron-containing alcohol dehydrogenase has translation MQSFIYNNPTKVIFGRDTENTVGLEIKNLGGKKVLVVYGTNSVKESGLLNKIENILKNENIEYELFGNVRANPTLSHAREGVKKAIDFDADFILAVGGGSVIDTAKAIAHGASNPETDIWDFWTRVKNVEKSIPIGCILTISAAGSETSNSAVLTNEETLDKRGLPTEFNRPKFAIMNPCLTFTLPYYQVACGISDMLMHTFDRYFGDSEGSVNGDNNQTTDAIAEAVLRTIFKNGLIAMKDKTNYDAMSELMWCGSLSHNTLTGLGLSFDFIVHKFGHELSAKFDAAHGASLSTMWGSWAKYCLKDKRQRFIQYSKNVWNINDDDTGIKGIEKTIEYFKQINMPTNFTELGIGVQSEDVLNDLTRRCIKDGKLEFKHFRALNRDDVYNIFKMANV, from the coding sequence ATGCAAAGTTTTATATACAACAATCCTACCAAAGTAATATTTGGAAGAGATACAGAAAATACAGTAGGACTAGAAATAAAAAATTTGGGAGGCAAAAAAGTATTAGTAGTTTACGGAACAAATAGCGTAAAAGAAAGCGGACTTCTTAACAAAATAGAAAACATATTAAAAAACGAAAATATAGAATATGAACTATTCGGTAATGTAAGAGCTAATCCTACACTTTCTCATGCAAGAGAAGGAGTAAAGAAGGCAATAGATTTTGATGCCGATTTTATACTAGCAGTAGGAGGCGGAAGCGTTATAGATACAGCCAAAGCAATAGCACATGGGGCATCTAATCCAGAAACTGATATATGGGATTTTTGGACTAGAGTAAAAAATGTAGAAAAAAGCATACCCATAGGCTGTATACTTACAATATCTGCAGCAGGAAGCGAGACAAGCAATTCGGCAGTTCTTACAAATGAAGAGACACTCGATAAAAGAGGACTTCCTACAGAGTTTAATCGCCCTAAATTTGCAATAATGAATCCTTGTCTTACATTTACTCTGCCTTATTATCAGGTAGCATGCGGTATATCTGACATGCTTATGCATACGTTCGACAGATATTTCGGAGACAGCGAAGGTTCAGTAAATGGAGATAATAATCAGACAACAGATGCTATAGCAGAAGCAGTTTTGAGAACAATATTTAAAAACGGATTAATAGCTATGAAAGACAAAACTAATTATGACGCTATGAGTGAGCTTATGTGGTGCGGAAGTTTATCGCATAATACTTTAACTGGTCTTGGACTTAGTTTTGATTTTATAGTTCATAAATTCGGTCATGAATTGAGTGCTAAATTTGATGCAGCACATGGGGCAAGTCTTTCTACTATGTGGGGTTCTTGGGCTAAATACTGTCTTAAAGATAAAAGACAAAGGTTTATTCAGTATTCAAAAAATGTTTGGAATATTAATGATGATGATACTGGAATTAAAGGCATAGAAAAAACAATAGAATATTTTAAACAAATAAACATGCCTACCAATTTTACAGAATTAGGAATTGGAGTACAAAGCGAAGATGTTCTTAACGATTTAACAAGAAGATGTATAAAAGATGGAAAATTAGAGTTTAAACATTTTAGAGCTTTAAATAGAGATGATGTTTACAATATTTTTAAGATGGCAAATGTTTAA
- the jag gene encoding RNA-binding cell elongation regulator Jag/EloR produces the protein MLVKEFSGKSEKEAVSKALEELNLTEDQVRIEVIDKGKRPLLGFGEESPTIIRVYYEEISTNLGEFQSIVSNILKYMGVEAEVTAKEESEKRIYINISTEDSGVLIGKKGATLEALQFVISLIASKKFNDDTERHIILDVDGYRERREETLKHIARQAAQQAKKTRRVVALDPMSPYERRIIHLELQNDNDVETKSDGEPPYRSVKVYSKRKGGYNNNKRYNYNKSYYRNR, from the coding sequence ATGTTAGTAAAAGAGTTTAGTGGTAAATCAGAAAAGGAAGCCGTTAGCAAGGCACTAGAAGAGCTTAATCTTACAGAAGATCAGGTTAGAATAGAGGTAATAGATAAAGGCAAACGTCCTTTATTAGGTTTTGGAGAAGAATCTCCGACTATTATACGTGTTTATTATGAAGAAATTTCTACTAATTTAGGCGAGTTTCAATCTATAGTATCTAATATATTAAAATATATGGGCGTTGAAGCTGAAGTTACTGCTAAAGAAGAAAGTGAAAAAAGAATTTATATTAACATTTCAACAGAAGATTCAGGAGTTTTAATAGGTAAAAAAGGGGCTACATTAGAGGCTTTGCAGTTTGTTATTTCATTAATAGCTTCCAAAAAATTTAATGATGATACTGAAAGACATATTATATTAGATGTTGACGGATATAGAGAAAGAAGAGAAGAAACATTAAAACATATAGCTCGTCAGGCTGCTCAGCAGGCTAAAAAAACAAGAAGAGTAGTTGCTTTGGATCCTATGTCGCCTTATGAAAGAAGAATTATACATTTAGAGCTTCAAAATGATAATGATGTTGAAACAAAAAGTGACGGAGAGCCGCCATATAGAAGTGTGAAAGTTTATTCAAAGAGAAAAGGCGGATATAACAATAATAAAAGATATAATTATAATAAATCTTATTATAGAAACAGATAA
- a CDS encoding YidC/Oxa1 family insertase periplasmic-domain containing protein, giving the protein MSNNKRMVIAFALTAIILFIYMFYQSKVMKPVYSSNTSTNSAAASNNNIENNNNTANYLLDTAQMQNFAVIEDTNTLSLNNEKILENEYVIAAFKNGSLFSYKLKNYYPQDLGKDATNEIIDMVEQVYEGIYPFTVTFQNLSNSIAMPENLNYQLISNDNNDLVSYSALALIDNVPVRITKTFSFGEDPYQLKNSVTIENIGEKDLSLFYSYFLGTGIGPYRTDKNSVREDATKAQYLIKGNGKSKILLTGDIVKDNIFSRLFGSSSRGIKTNQMRYSVYEGLDKWAALNNRYFAIISSSAQPDNTVFETMTFSKPSTNEYRNDFHLANLVSKHSIKSGSSITDTYSVFMGPKVRRLFSKYYAEESYESIFQESFLGINLRPLTYILDIMLNGLYNITKNYAWAILLFTLLFKIITFPLNNASYKSMKKMQLVNPKIERIREQYKDNPDKLNAEIMAIYKKEKINPLGGCLPMLLPFPLLIAFFYLMQSMVELRNTPFLWITDLSSPDRLFVFPAGMPILGGFNFNLFPILMAVTSYLSMKLQPSSSAGGSSSAAAQMKMMTTIFPLIMLLMFYNFASGLALYWTAQNVFGVAQQFITSKLDKSSNDIIEEEETKITTKKKKRKKK; this is encoded by the coding sequence ATGAGCAATAATAAAAGAATGGTTATAGCATTCGCACTTACAGCTATAATATTATTCATATATATGTTCTATCAGTCTAAAGTAATGAAGCCTGTTTATAGTTCAAATACAAGTACTAATTCAGCAGCAGCTTCAAATAATAATATAGAAAATAATAATAATACTGCTAATTATTTATTAGATACCGCTCAAATGCAAAATTTTGCAGTAATAGAAGATACTAATACATTATCTTTAAATAATGAAAAAATATTAGAAAATGAATATGTTATAGCCGCTTTCAAAAACGGCTCTTTATTTTCTTATAAATTAAAAAATTATTATCCTCAGGATTTGGGAAAAGATGCTACTAATGAAATTATTGATATGGTAGAACAGGTTTATGAAGGAATTTACCCTTTTACTGTAACTTTTCAGAATCTTTCCAATTCTATTGCGATGCCTGAAAATTTAAACTATCAGTTAATTTCAAATGATAATAATGATTTGGTAAGCTACAGTGCATTGGCTCTTATAGATAATGTTCCGGTAAGAATTACAAAGACTTTCAGTTTCGGAGAAGACCCTTATCAGTTAAAAAACTCTGTAACTATAGAAAATATCGGAGAAAAAGATTTGTCTCTATTTTATTCTTATTTTTTAGGTACTGGAATAGGACCTTACAGAACAGATAAAAATTCTGTGAGAGAAGATGCTACAAAAGCACAGTACTTAATAAAAGGAAATGGTAAATCAAAAATATTATTAACAGGCGATATAGTAAAAGACAATATATTTTCAAGATTATTCGGTTCTTCTTCAAGGGGAATAAAAACTAATCAGATGAGATATAGTGTATATGAGGGTTTGGATAAATGGGCAGCTTTAAATAACAGATATTTTGCTATAATTTCTTCATCAGCACAGCCGGATAATACAGTTTTTGAAACTATGACATTCTCTAAACCTTCAACTAATGAATATAGAAACGATTTTCATTTAGCAAATTTGGTTTCTAAACACAGTATTAAAAGCGGTTCTTCTATAACTGATACATATTCAGTATTTATGGGACCTAAAGTGAGAAGATTATTTTCTAAATATTATGCAGAAGAATCTTACGAATCAATATTTCAGGAATCTTTCTTGGGTATTAATTTAAGACCTTTAACTTATATATTAGATATTATGCTTAACGGTTTGTATAATATAACCAAAAATTATGCTTGGGCTATACTTTTATTTACATTATTATTTAAGATAATTACTTTCCCATTGAATAATGCTTCTTATAAGTCTATGAAAAAGATGCAGTTAGTAAATCCTAAAATAGAGCGTATAAGAGAGCAGTATAAAGATAATCCGGATAAATTAAATGCCGAAATAATGGCGATATACAAAAAAGAGAAGATTAATCCTTTAGGAGGCTGTCTTCCTATGCTTCTTCCATTTCCTCTTTTGATAGCATTTTTCTATCTCATGCAGTCTATGGTAGAGCTTAGAAATACGCCTTTTTTATGGATAACAGACCTCTCATCTCCAGACAGATTATTTGTGTTTCCGGCAGGTATGCCTATATTAGGAGGATTTAACTTTAATTTATTCCCTATATTAATGGCAGTTACAAGTTATTTAAGCATGAAACTGCAGCCTTCTTCTTCAGCCGGAGGTTCTTCATCGGCCGCCGCACAAATGAAGATGATGACTACTATTTTCCCGCTTATTATGCTTCTTATGTTTTATAATTTTGCAAGCGGACTTGCTTTGTATTGGACAGCACAAAACGTATTCGGGGTAGCTCAGCAGTTTATAACATCAAAATTAGATAAATCATCAAATGATATTATAGAAGAAGAGGAAACAAAAATAACTACAAAAAAGAAAAAAAGGAAAAAGAAGTAA
- the yidD gene encoding membrane protein insertion efficiency factor YidD → MKHILLLLIFFYQKAVSPYLRPSCRYIPSCSEYAKQAVIKYGAVKGSFLAIARVLRCNPLAKKIYDPVP, encoded by the coding sequence ATGAAACACATTCTTTTACTTTTAATTTTTTTCTATCAAAAGGCTGTCTCCCCTTATCTTAGACCTTCATGCAGATATATACCTTCATGCTCGGAATATGCTAAACAGGCAGTTATTAAATATGGGGCTGTAAAGGGCAGTTTCCTTGCGATTGCCAGAGTACTGAGATGTAATCCTCTAGCAAAAAAAATATATGATCCTGTACCATAA
- the rnpA gene encoding ribonuclease P protein component — MKLYSKERLKHRNDISSFFNRNNIVKRISNFRYTLLVLKNNRLYCRFAVAIKKNKTNSVGRNRVKRIVREIFRSQKDKIPAGYDYFIIVNKFDSYYSPSFSDCKRDLIKLFQKVL; from the coding sequence TTGAAATTATATAGTAAAGAGCGGTTAAAACATAGAAATGATATATCATCATTCTTTAATAGGAATAATATTGTCAAAAGAATAAGTAATTTTAGGTATACTCTTCTTGTCTTAAAAAATAACCGTTTGTATTGCAGGTTTGCTGTAGCTATCAAGAAAAATAAAACTAATTCTGTCGGCAGAAATAGGGTAAAAAGAATAGTAAGAGAAATATTTAGAAGCCAAAAAGACAAGATCCCTGCCGGATATGATTATTTTATTATTGTTAATAAATTTGATAGTTATTATTCCCCTTCTTTTAGCGATTGTAAAAGAGATTTGATAAAGTTATTTCAGAAGGTTTTATAA
- the rpmH gene encoding 50S ribosomal protein L34, whose translation MKRTYQPSKLRRARKFGFFKRMATKHGRDVLKRRRRKGRYRLTAADE comes from the coding sequence ATGAAACGAACTTATCAGCCAAGTAAACTGCGTCGTGCTAGAAAATTTGGCTTTTTTAAACGTATGGCAACAAAACATGGACGCGATGTGTTGAAACGCAGAAGAAGAAAAGGCAGATACCGCTTAACTGCAGCAGATGAATAA
- a CDS encoding ATP-binding protein: MKKYILKNNLEDITPLIEEICLEVKKYIGNNELDLFASALYEVIMNAIEHGNLNVLYETKKEWLKKNIYNKKLKELLKTDKAKNTHVEIILKIENENITINVKDQGLGFKPKQEAKKINNDGFARESGRGMMMIKSYFDEVKFNKKGNSITLIKFIQKEQ; encoded by the coding sequence ATGAAAAAGTACATTCTAAAAAATAACCTAGAAGATATTACTCCGCTAATAGAAGAAATATGCTTAGAAGTAAAAAAGTATATAGGAAATAATGAATTGGATCTGTTCGCTTCAGCTCTGTATGAAGTAATTATGAATGCTATAGAACATGGAAATTTAAATGTACTTTATGAAACAAAAAAAGAATGGCTTAAAAAAAATATTTACAATAAAAAGTTAAAAGAACTCCTTAAAACAGATAAAGCAAAAAATACTCATGTTGAAATTATATTAAAAATTGAAAATGAAAATATTACTATTAATGTAAAAGATCAGGGGCTTGGATTTAAACCTAAACAGGAAGCGAAAAAAATCAATAATGACGGTTTCGCTCGTGAAAGCGGAAGAGGTATGATGATGATCAAATCATATTTTGACGAAGTAAAATTCAATAAAAAGGGCAACTCCATCACTCTAATAAAATTTATTCAAAAAGAACAATAA
- a CDS encoding ATP-binding protein, with amino-acid sequence MNNNNNKKKVKKVKDTKFFKKSPPIQLDTGFVNLERFIAINEYDDGSFSKEYNCDIINRKGRDAVIIVPYLYIDNQIHVLMINTFRPVVYYREKVMTGKKTEDIDEHIMNFLEFPAGMLEEDEMNDKNTNQGIKKCAQRELEEETGYSVPLKTINVLGHRYYSSSGIITERINIATCDITGITPKKEIKTDGSVMEESIETFFVPFDKAMRWCKEGVIKNAGTEIGLHRLYFSIMYEHQKNHNLILQKRLHTLLNEISSLKKSAEHYNRLIREFKATVSHELRHPFTEIMGYINLLKKNNMPEEKREEFFNIVSRSIKKLYDTNNNLIQIALKDDEASKYVSEFDAEEELNIIIDGYKFIYPKDIKIEINIEKNCRILIGYHERFRLIMEGIISNAFKFTKSGTISINIRTLDTIEKKELDFSPDLFNYHTMKNIIPNEIEITVKDTGKGIKPSKLKKIFIPFYQADSRFEREYGGMGIGLSVVKDLLDTMQGTITIDSSEGAGTIVKLRMPFGIPSKN; translated from the coding sequence ATGAACAATAATAACAATAAAAAAAAAGTTAAAAAAGTTAAAGATACAAAATTCTTTAAAAAATCTCCTCCTATACAATTAGATACAGGATTCGTTAATTTAGAGAGATTTATTGCTATAAATGAATATGATGACGGATCTTTTTCTAAAGAATATAACTGTGATATAATAAACAGAAAAGGAAGAGATGCAGTTATTATAGTACCTTACTTATATATAGATAATCAGATACATGTACTTATGATAAATACTTTCAGACCCGTTGTTTATTACAGAGAAAAAGTCATGACTGGTAAAAAAACTGAGGATATTGATGAACATATAATGAACTTCTTAGAGTTTCCAGCAGGAATGCTTGAAGAAGATGAAATGAATGATAAAAATACCAATCAGGGTATAAAAAAATGTGCTCAAAGAGAGCTTGAAGAAGAAACAGGATATTCTGTACCTCTAAAAACTATAAATGTATTAGGACATAGATATTACAGCTCATCTGGTATTATTACTGAAAGAATAAATATTGCTACTTGTGATATTACTGGAATTACTCCTAAAAAAGAAATAAAGACTGACGGATCTGTTATGGAAGAGAGTATAGAGACTTTTTTTGTACCTTTTGATAAAGCTATGAGATGGTGCAAGGAAGGAGTTATAAAAAATGCTGGTACTGAAATAGGTCTTCACAGGCTTTATTTTTCAATTATGTATGAACATCAAAAAAATCATAATTTGATACTTCAGAAAAGGCTTCATACTCTTTTAAATGAAATTAGCTCGCTTAAAAAAAGTGCAGAACACTACAACAGACTCATAAGGGAGTTTAAAGCTACTGTTTCGCATGAGTTAAGACACCCTTTTACTGAAATTATGGGATATATTAATTTACTTAAAAAAAATAATATGCCTGAAGAAAAAAGAGAGGAGTTTTTTAATATAGTTTCAAGAAGCATTAAAAAACTTTATGATACTAATAATAATCTTATACAAATAGCGTTAAAAGATGATGAGGCTTCTAAATATGTATCTGAGTTTGATGCAGAAGAAGAGCTTAATATCATAATAGACGGATACAAATTTATTTATCCTAAAGATATAAAAATAGAAATAAATATAGAAAAAAACTGCCGTATATTAATAGGATACCATGAAAGATTTAGGCTTATTATGGAAGGAATTATATCAAATGCTTTTAAATTTACAAAATCTGGTACTATATCTATAAATATAAGAACATTAGACACAATAGAAAAAAAAGAACTTGATTTTTCTCCAGACTTATTTAATTATCACACTATGAAAAATATAATACCTAATGAAATAGAAATAACTGTTAAAGATACCGGAAAAGGAATTAAGCCTAGTAAATTAAAAAAGATATTTATACCTTTTTATCAGGCTGATTCAAGATTTGAAAGAGAATACGGAGGAATGGGAATAGGATTATCAGTTGTAAAAGATCTGCTTGATACTATGCAGGGAACTATTACTATAGACAGCTCTGAAGGGGCTGGAACTATAGTAAAATTAAGAATGCCTTTTGGCATACCAAGTAAGAACTAA
- a CDS encoding Rpn family recombination-promoting nuclease/putative transposase, translating into MRSINRMNDYFVRYLLGSLGNEDILENIVNAVLEDLGFETVHNLQIINPHNLPENINLKESVLDVKAVTKDSRKVIIEIQLSGNIDFLKRIYYYISKNIVSEVEEKEPYDIISEVISINFVDFYMDFNDDGKPHRCFKLIDTENPDIVLDMVQMHIVEVPRFKKVLYNSNTEDIKRKKILSWIEFFTAKDFDKVKDKLKEVNNIMPKVINKYERFISSEDEMEVYNARDAFLYGQTLMLRREREEGLEEGRREGIQEGIERGLEEGRREGMQEGIRKEQINIARSLKKAGIDIKIISENTGLSVEEVLKL; encoded by the coding sequence ATGCGTAGTATAAATAGAATGAACGATTATTTTGTACGCTATCTTTTAGGCTCTTTGGGTAATGAGGATATACTTGAGAACATAGTAAATGCTGTGCTTGAAGATTTGGGCTTTGAAACAGTGCACAACCTGCAGATAATTAACCCTCACAACTTACCAGAAAATATTAATCTAAAAGAATCCGTACTTGATGTAAAAGCAGTTACCAAAGACAGCAGAAAAGTTATTATAGAGATACAATTATCCGGTAATATAGACTTTTTGAAGAGAATATACTATTATATATCTAAGAATATAGTAAGCGAAGTAGAAGAAAAAGAGCCTTATGATATAATAAGCGAGGTAATAAGTATTAACTTTGTAGACTTTTATATGGATTTTAATGATGATGGTAAGCCTCACAGATGTTTTAAGCTGATAGATACAGAAAATCCTGATATTGTTTTGGATATGGTGCAGATGCATATAGTGGAAGTTCCAAGGTTTAAGAAAGTATTATATAATAGTAACACAGAAGATATTAAGAGAAAGAAAATATTATCTTGGATAGAGTTTTTTACGGCTAAAGATTTTGATAAAGTTAAAGATAAATTAAAGGAGGTAAATAATATCATGCCTAAAGTAATAAATAAATATGAACGTTTTATATCCAGTGAAGATGAGATGGAAGTTTACAATGCTAGAGATGCTTTTTTATACGGACAGACTTTAATGTTAAGAAGAGAGCGTGAAGAGGGTTTAGAAGAAGGAAGGAGAGAAGGTATACAGGAAGGTATAGAGAGAGGTTTAGAAGAAGGAAGGAGAGAAGGTATGCAGGAGGGTATAAGAAAAGAGCAGATTAATATAGCGAGAAGTTTAAAGAAAGCTGGTATAGATATAAAGATAATCAGTGAGAATACAGGGCTTAGTGTAGAAGAGGTATTGAAATTATAA
- a CDS encoding HEAT repeat domain-containing protein — MKKITILFIYAFFIIFIISCSEKDVTLRRLEDVHKAEKKLAKDPNDEEVILEVLNAAQNGGREVRAEAVWLLGKIEADIAYSDFLRASVEDPDFNVRCLAVLGLGRLEANNPEAIDRVKRAISDTDLQVQIEGLKVAGRMNAKELLNPILESLSSKNKWVRMAAVEALKDYDDGRVDRSLNLLASSDSDFAVRSIIKQVIEYRENKNTENIEAVEIIEEE; from the coding sequence ATGAAGAAAATTACAATACTTTTTATATATGCTTTTTTTATTATTTTTATAATATCTTGTTCTGAGAAAGATGTTACTTTAAGAAGGCTTGAAGATGTTCATAAAGCCGAAAAAAAATTAGCAAAAGACCCGAATGATGAAGAGGTTATATTAGAAGTATTAAATGCGGCTCAAAATGGCGGCAGGGAAGTACGTGCTGAGGCTGTTTGGCTTTTAGGAAAGATAGAAGCGGATATTGCATACAGTGATTTTTTGCGTGCTAGTGTTGAAGACCCTGATTTTAATGTGAGGTGTTTGGCTGTTTTGGGGCTTGGAAGGCTTGAGGCAAATAATCCGGAAGCTATTGATAGGGTAAAAAGAGCTATTTCTGATACTGATTTGCAGGTACAGATAGAGGGATTAAAAGTTGCTGGAAGAATGAATGCTAAAGAGCTTTTAAACCCTATACTTGAAAGTTTATCAAGTAAAAATAAATGGGTGAGAATGGCTGCTGTTGAGGCTTTGAAAGACTATGATGACGGCAGAGTTGACAGATCTTTGAATTTGCTTGCTTCAAGCGACAGTGATTTTGCTGTAAGATCTATTATTAAACAGGTTATAGAATATAGAGAAAACAAAAATACAGAAAATATAGAGGCTGTAGAAATAATAGAGGAAGAATAG